One genomic window of Vibrio rhizosphaerae includes the following:
- a CDS encoding sensor domain-containing diguanylate cyclase, whose product MQKSEVVHDYLTHSQPSRPLFLRAMIRQLTQSFPAIEQLDILNRSGDTRVRFVKSAAPDNQIQFSPPDQESIVPYVRQLRQAKPNDIWFSQIRQQSGLIRTEKLMLQAGLPIFMHGQLIGALTIHLDMTEFWQSLFFQPDADIYLLDKYGQILYGNQSLNHWETDFQSVPHTSLPTALAMWKASGFSTFSLSHLIPSHDELTLAYRMRGEAPYHSDNNLLLIAIMAVVALAIPIGALMMWHTIQRKIMLNKLSVENQASLNIIDQYIPVIFTDKQGRILRCNDAFLKLTGYARHELLGQSYGMLSDSLVVNQVSFSMFRTLLPGKQWQGELHGQTNHGDELWLHTSIIPRFDKRQNLTGYMAIFTDRTDRKQVERMAERDPLTGIYNRMKLDELMREYLEQSEKSGREFSIILIDIDYFKTINDEYGHLVGDNTLIEITQLLQQSLNQPNDIGRWGGEEFVVICPQSDYLAAFHMANKLCSIVAQHRFRQTGQVTISLGVSSSLGKNSVAELLNEADQGLYEAKDRGRCQVVGRMNSEQPLVSNAPVVETVTGEAKLLI is encoded by the coding sequence ATGCAAAAGAGTGAGGTTGTACATGATTATCTGACTCATTCGCAGCCTAGTCGTCCGCTGTTTCTTCGAGCTATGATTCGGCAACTGACACAAAGTTTTCCTGCAATTGAACAACTGGATATTTTAAATCGAAGCGGCGATACACGGGTTCGTTTTGTGAAATCGGCTGCGCCCGATAATCAAATTCAGTTTTCACCGCCTGACCAGGAATCGATCGTTCCTTATGTCCGGCAACTACGTCAAGCCAAACCGAATGATATCTGGTTTTCTCAGATAAGACAGCAATCAGGCCTCATCAGGACAGAGAAATTGATGTTGCAGGCAGGGTTGCCTATTTTCATGCATGGGCAATTGATCGGTGCTCTGACGATTCATCTTGATATGACCGAATTCTGGCAGAGCCTCTTTTTTCAACCGGATGCTGATATTTATTTACTGGATAAATACGGTCAGATTTTATATGGCAATCAAAGCTTAAACCATTGGGAGACTGATTTTCAGTCTGTTCCTCATACATCTCTGCCAACCGCTTTAGCAATGTGGAAAGCCTCTGGATTTTCTACATTTAGCTTATCTCATTTAATCCCCAGTCATGATGAATTAACGCTAGCGTACAGAATGCGAGGTGAGGCACCTTATCATAGCGATAATAATCTGTTATTGATTGCGATTATGGCAGTGGTTGCTCTTGCGATCCCAATTGGAGCGCTGATGATGTGGCATACGATTCAGCGTAAGATTATGTTAAATAAGCTGTCGGTTGAAAATCAGGCAAGTCTTAATATTATCGATCAATATATCCCGGTCATTTTTACCGATAAGCAGGGCCGAATCTTACGTTGTAATGATGCATTTTTAAAATTAACCGGTTATGCCAGACATGAGTTACTCGGACAGTCTTACGGTATGCTCAGCGATTCACTGGTGGTGAATCAAGTCTCTTTTTCGATGTTTAGAACACTATTACCCGGTAAGCAGTGGCAAGGTGAGCTCCACGGACAAACAAATCATGGAGATGAGCTGTGGTTACATACATCGATTATACCGAGGTTTGATAAACGCCAGAATCTGACCGGGTACATGGCTATCTTTACTGACAGGACTGACCGCAAGCAAGTCGAGCGAATGGCTGAAAGAGATCCATTGACCGGTATTTATAACCGGATGAAACTCGATGAGTTAATGAGAGAATATCTCGAACAGTCAGAAAAATCGGGACGTGAGTTTTCCATCATTCTGATCGATATTGATTATTTTAAAACGATCAATGATGAATACGGACACTTGGTCGGTGATAATACTTTGATTGAAATAACCCAGTTGCTACAGCAATCTTTGAATCAACCGAATGACATTGGCCGTTGGGGTGGTGAGGAGTTCGTCGTCATTTGTCCTCAATCTGACTATTTAGCCGCATTTCATATGGCCAATAAACTTTGTAGTATTGTTGCTCAACACCGTTTCAGACAGACCGGTCAAGTAACGATTAGTTTAGGCGTCAGCTCATCGCTTGGAAAAAATTCGGTCGCTGAATTACTGAATGAAGCCGATCAAGGGCTGTATGAAGCCAAAGATCGCGGACGTTGTCAGGTTGTCGGACGTATGAATAGTGAGCAACCTTTAGTATCAAATGCTCCCGTTGTAGAAACCGTGACAGGTGAAGCGAAGTTACTTATTTAA
- the matP gene encoding macrodomain Ter protein MatP, protein MKYQQLENLECGWKWQYLMHRYKEGIQITRYIDNSEIDHAIALLSQIEHEPIHVLEWIEQHMSPELDNKLKQAIRAKRKRHYNAEQIHTRKKSIDLDYRVWEKLAFRANELGCTLSEAIEYLLSEASKTEKASQKMSSLKEDLNRLLSE, encoded by the coding sequence ATGAAATACCAGCAACTTGAAAATCTGGAATGTGGGTGGAAATGGCAATACCTCATGCATCGGTATAAAGAGGGCATTCAGATCACTCGCTACATTGATAACAGTGAGATTGATCATGCCATTGCGTTACTGAGTCAGATTGAACATGAGCCCATCCATGTTTTGGAGTGGATCGAGCAACACATGTCCCCCGAACTGGATAACAAGCTGAAACAGGCTATTCGGGCAAAACGGAAAAGACATTATAACGCTGAACAAATTCACACCCGGAAAAAGTCAATTGATTTGGATTATCGCGTATGGGAAAAACTTGCCTTTCGTGCGAATGAATTAGGATGCACCTTATCTGAAGCGATTGAATATTTGCTCAGCGAAGCCTCTAAAACTGAAAAAGCGAGTCAGAAAATGAGCTCACTGAAAGAAGATTTAAATCGATTATTATCCGAATAA
- a CDS encoding PEP/pyruvate-binding domain-containing protein, translating into MTDAHIVVGISGDQQLAHQHLGGKGYSLNHLVHAGLPVPVAFCVTADAYQQFIRETLPAPLLESGEMAQVRETILNADIPESIKQAIQQAYQDLGENPRIAVRSSALDEDGQSQSFAGQYETYLHVQGIQDVLQKVRSCWASLWADRAAHYRQGHASESAIAVVLQEMVDADAAGVMFTCDPLSGNQDHIVIDSCWGLGEGVVSGQVTTDSFTLDKQTGHVIAQEIRHKPHYCQCDEKGHVTILPTPAALQEKPSLTPEHLSELKDLARQARLIYGTDLDIEWAVKDNKVWLLQARPVTTEAKEATVIYANPWESRQAVKDGALFSRMDTGEIVTGLMTPLGLSFCEYYQKHIHGPAIQKMGMADISDWTIYMGYIQGHVYLNISGSAHMLRQCPPTRDEMKFTTRYATDDIDFTHYQNPYGPGVQGWDYAKSAWYWLKQQIHNVRHAPKIVERMIALRQQETQRFLALDFSKMTLADLNRELDRADQYFLESCAAYMPFFLQSFALYDALTETCETYLGDKGNGLQNRIKASMNNLRTIEVTLGILKLVDTINQQPKLKQLFDRYEANELVEHLQKDPDGQAFWHGPFEAFLFEFGSRGRQEFELSIPRWRDDPSYLLQVMKMYLQHPVDLQKKLQETESLRHQDSEQLLSGLPRMGRFKLKMLMKLYGVMAERREATRPTFITETWFYRRIILEVLGRLEAQNIVRREDLPYIDFQRFRDYVAGRISADEAFDPELLNQNRHQHLLNLHADEPPMAIIGGYTPQIKVSDTDDNPDQLKGLAASPGQVVAKARVITDLQTQAGELQPGEILVAKFTDASWTPLFALAGGVVTDIGSALSHSCIVAREFGIPAVVNLKTATQQIQSGDTLIIDGDNGHVRIQRQES; encoded by the coding sequence ATGACGGATGCACATATCGTTGTCGGGATCTCCGGTGATCAGCAACTCGCTCATCAACATCTGGGGGGAAAAGGTTATTCGCTGAACCACTTAGTTCATGCAGGACTGCCCGTTCCGGTCGCTTTTTGTGTCACCGCGGATGCTTATCAGCAATTCATTCGGGAAACACTCCCCGCGCCACTGCTTGAATCCGGAGAAATGGCGCAGGTACGAGAGACCATTCTCAATGCAGACATCCCGGAATCCATTAAACAGGCGATCCAACAAGCCTATCAGGATTTGGGTGAGAATCCCCGTATTGCGGTACGCTCATCCGCACTGGATGAAGACGGACAATCTCAGTCATTTGCAGGTCAGTACGAAACTTATCTGCATGTTCAGGGGATTCAAGACGTCTTGCAGAAAGTTCGTTCCTGCTGGGCATCGCTTTGGGCTGACAGAGCGGCTCATTATCGCCAAGGACATGCTTCCGAAAGTGCTATCGCAGTGGTTTTACAGGAGATGGTCGATGCAGATGCAGCCGGTGTCATGTTCACTTGTGATCCACTGTCCGGCAATCAAGATCATATTGTCATCGATAGCTGCTGGGGATTGGGTGAAGGGGTCGTTTCCGGTCAGGTCACAACCGATAGCTTTACCCTCGACAAGCAAACTGGTCACGTCATTGCCCAGGAGATCCGTCACAAACCCCACTATTGTCAGTGTGACGAAAAGGGACATGTTACCATCCTGCCAACGCCGGCCGCATTACAAGAAAAACCCAGTCTGACACCGGAACATTTGAGTGAGCTGAAAGACCTTGCGCGTCAGGCCCGATTAATTTACGGCACCGATTTAGATATTGAATGGGCAGTCAAAGATAACAAAGTTTGGTTACTGCAGGCTCGGCCGGTCACCACCGAGGCAAAAGAAGCGACCGTTATTTACGCAAACCCTTGGGAATCCAGACAAGCCGTGAAAGATGGCGCCCTGTTCTCCCGGATGGATACCGGTGAAATTGTAACCGGCCTGATGACCCCACTGGGCCTATCATTTTGTGAATATTATCAAAAGCATATTCACGGTCCTGCCATTCAGAAAATGGGGATGGCAGATATTTCAGACTGGACCATCTACATGGGCTACATTCAGGGACACGTCTATCTGAATATTTCCGGATCGGCCCATATGCTCAGACAGTGTCCGCCGACTCGTGATGAGATGAAATTTACCACCCGTTATGCGACCGACGATATTGACTTTACTCACTATCAGAATCCTTATGGCCCCGGCGTTCAAGGGTGGGATTATGCCAAAAGTGCCTGGTATTGGCTCAAACAGCAGATTCATAATGTCCGTCATGCTCCAAAAATTGTTGAACGAATGATTGCTCTGCGTCAGCAAGAAACACAGCGTTTTCTGGCCTTGGATTTCAGTAAAATGACGCTGGCCGATCTCAATCGTGAATTGGACCGTGCCGATCAATATTTTCTGGAGAGTTGTGCCGCTTATATGCCCTTCTTCCTGCAATCTTTTGCGCTGTACGATGCATTAACGGAAACCTGTGAGACGTATTTGGGCGATAAAGGTAATGGCCTGCAAAATCGGATTAAAGCGTCGATGAATAATCTACGGACGATTGAAGTCACGCTTGGTATCCTCAAACTGGTTGATACCATCAATCAACAACCGAAGTTAAAGCAACTGTTTGACCGCTATGAAGCGAATGAACTGGTTGAACACCTACAGAAAGATCCTGACGGTCAAGCTTTCTGGCATGGGCCGTTTGAAGCATTTTTATTTGAATTCGGCTCCCGGGGAAGACAAGAGTTTGAACTCAGCATTCCACGCTGGCGTGATGACCCAAGTTACTTACTACAAGTGATGAAGATGTATCTCCAGCATCCGGTTGATTTACAGAAGAAATTACAAGAGACGGAAAGTCTCCGTCATCAGGACAGTGAACAACTACTGAGCGGGTTGCCCCGAATGGGACGATTCAAGCTGAAAATGCTGATGAAACTCTATGGTGTGATGGCGGAACGACGCGAAGCAACGCGTCCGACATTTATCACTGAAACATGGTTCTATCGCCGAATCATTCTTGAAGTGCTGGGACGCCTGGAAGCACAGAACATCGTGCGCCGTGAGGATCTACCTTATATCGACTTTCAGCGTTTTCGGGATTATGTCGCCGGCCGGATATCTGCCGATGAAGCATTTGATCCCGAATTACTCAATCAAAATCGTCATCAACACTTATTGAATCTCCATGCGGATGAGCCCCCAATGGCAATCATCGGAGGATACACGCCACAGATCAAAGTGTCAGATACGGACGATAATCCGGATCAATTAAAAGGTTTAGCCGCCAGTCCGGGACAGGTTGTTGCCAAAGCCCGGGTTATTACCGACTTGCAGACCCAAGCCGGAGAATTGCAGCCCGGTGAAATTTTGGTCGCAAAATTTACTGACGCCAGTTGGACTCCGCTCTTTGCGTTAGCCGGTGGTGTGGTCACCGATATCGGCTCTGCCCTCTCCCATAGCTGTATTGTGGCGCGTGAATTCGGAATTCCGGCAGTGGTAAATCTGAAAACGGCAACGCAACAGATTCAGAGTGGCGACACGCTGATTATTGATGGTGATAACGGACACGTCAGGATCCAGCGTCAGGAATCATAA
- a CDS encoding DUF3634 family protein — protein sequence MMYVIIIAAVVIFWLLVLDRPVLYVHFKKGQLVKVKGHLPTTLKHNLTEIGHHSPFDGDLKAYQRREGIRLKFSSSIPKSVQQRIRNVFPFSGLKKSGISQKNKH from the coding sequence ATGATGTACGTCATAATCATTGCTGCTGTTGTGATTTTCTGGTTGCTTGTTCTTGATCGGCCCGTGTTGTACGTTCATTTTAAAAAAGGCCAGTTGGTCAAAGTCAAAGGCCATTTACCAACGACTTTAAAGCATAACCTGACTGAAATTGGTCATCATTCGCCATTTGATGGAGACCTAAAAGCTTACCAACGTCGAGAGGGGATTCGGCTTAAATTTTCCTCCTCGATACCAAAGAGTGTTCAACAGCGGATTCGTAATGTATTCCCATTCAGCGGCCTGAAAAAATCGGGCATTAGTCAAAAAAATAAACACTAG
- the fabA gene encoding bifunctional 3-hydroxydecanoyl-ACP dehydratase/trans-2-decenoyl-ACP isomerase produces MQNKRESYNRDDLLASSRGELFGPGYPQLPAPNMLMMDRVTKMSETEGEFGKGLILAELDITPDLWFFDCHFPGDPVMPGCLGLDAMWQLVGFFLGWVGGKGKGRALGVGEVKFTGQILPTAKKVTYEINMKRVVNRKLVMGVADGRVLVDGKEIYVAKDLKVGLFQDTSTF; encoded by the coding sequence ATGCAAAATAAACGTGAATCTTATAATCGTGACGACCTTCTGGCATCAAGCAGAGGTGAACTCTTTGGGCCAGGATATCCACAATTACCAGCTCCCAATATGTTAATGATGGATCGTGTCACCAAGATGTCTGAGACAGAAGGTGAATTTGGTAAAGGTTTGATTCTGGCTGAGCTTGATATTACTCCTGATCTATGGTTTTTTGACTGCCATTTCCCTGGTGACCCAGTGATGCCAGGATGTCTCGGACTTGATGCGATGTGGCAGCTTGTCGGCTTCTTCTTAGGCTGGGTTGGCGGTAAAGGTAAAGGCCGGGCTTTAGGTGTCGGTGAAGTTAAATTTACCGGTCAGATTCTGCCAACTGCTAAAAAAGTAACTTACGAAATCAACATGAAACGTGTCGTCAATCGTAAACTGGTTATGGGTGTCGCAGATGGCCGGGTTTTAGTGGATGGTAAAGAAATTTATGTTGCCAAAGATCTGAAAGTTGGCCTGTTCCAAGATACATCAACTTTCTAA
- the rmf gene encoding ribosome modulation factor yields MKRQKRDRLGRAQSQGYKAGLNGRSAEECPYQQMDVRSYWMGGWREARDDKNAGLYK; encoded by the coding sequence ATGAAGAGACAAAAGCGAGATCGTCTGGGAAGAGCACAGTCTCAAGGGTACAAAGCGGGTTTAAATGGTCGTTCTGCTGAAGAGTGCCCTTACCAACAGATGGATGTTCGCTCCTATTGGATGGGCGGTTGGCGCGAAGCCAGAGATGATAAGAATGCAGGTCTCTATAAATAA
- a CDS encoding DUF6041 domain-containing protein, which produces MIIQRIFAVLYMLAGIAKLFPQFEDVVAELQIAAVANQGTWYEGISAWIGTHAQFFNLLSGAILFVSGLILLLNPPWTKWIIYGQLLMMAVFVTILHRSQPQVILLDAVFALAALYMLRNQYRRKTSFRIFPTQDFSQLQSTTEQPNRPQNGAAYDVVIIGGGVAGLTAASEFDQERVLIVEKTASLGGNARHESYQGLKHPVGGVCFQEPLPDSEMMYILKKIGLDKSYRSNAEDMLVFFDTMLLMRCLGEVIVGFLKKPAFLLKPEVWGLTCQLFVNAIIGKPYVSSSKQLGDPTFAELYRFLDRFAPGTRLYPQMPWSEESGWPREEMELLDNISLYTYLFEPEKIAHFPQHLRPPVLGKLVENAIRVALRVECSDLNDVSAYAGLYFLIGYLRGNLMALPGGNGGISEGLCRYLDAKENVTMVTDATLENINQLAEDHAELQLMVGGQVIEVNTRQVIWAAQKSAIIPHVPSLPKSQVEAIQSICYEDYYMASVLLSKPVLSHAFGGYMIEPEYASVNEPYYWCKPGTCLVANWMDPDSHAEVGVLSLLMPTTRPERKGRDAYGKFRSLQKQTHFEISKLLTNIGINPNVIQDIKLWHWSGGLVTAVKGHHSRGIFKTAGQPFKCIQFANQDSVGIGNIEGAVFSGLKAAKAVKQQLKVQASQPDTSLSQHQTEDSLAGAAL; this is translated from the coding sequence ATGATTATTCAACGTATTTTCGCCGTACTATATATGCTTGCCGGCATTGCTAAACTTTTCCCTCAGTTTGAAGATGTCGTAGCAGAACTCCAAATAGCAGCGGTGGCAAATCAGGGAACTTGGTATGAAGGGATTTCCGCCTGGATTGGTACTCACGCTCAGTTCTTCAATCTTCTATCCGGCGCGATTCTCTTCGTTTCAGGATTGATTTTGCTACTAAATCCACCTTGGACAAAATGGATCATCTACGGTCAGCTCTTGATGATGGCTGTTTTTGTTACGATTTTGCACCGTTCACAACCTCAAGTCATATTACTCGATGCCGTCTTTGCTTTAGCTGCCCTGTACATGCTCCGCAACCAGTATCGACGCAAAACATCATTTCGCATTTTCCCTACGCAAGATTTTTCGCAGCTTCAATCCACGACCGAACAACCGAACCGGCCTCAAAATGGTGCCGCTTATGATGTTGTTATTATCGGTGGCGGCGTCGCTGGATTGACTGCAGCCAGTGAATTTGATCAGGAACGTGTCTTGATCGTTGAGAAAACGGCATCGTTGGGAGGAAATGCGCGTCATGAATCCTATCAGGGACTCAAACATCCTGTCGGCGGTGTCTGTTTTCAAGAGCCTCTCCCCGACTCTGAAATGATGTACATTCTGAAAAAAATCGGCTTGGATAAAAGCTACCGCTCTAACGCAGAAGACATGTTGGTTTTCTTCGATACGATGTTACTGATGCGTTGTTTGGGAGAAGTGATTGTCGGCTTCCTCAAAAAACCGGCTTTTCTGCTCAAGCCGGAAGTCTGGGGACTCACCTGTCAGCTCTTTGTGAACGCCATCATTGGTAAACCGTATGTGAGCTCATCAAAACAACTCGGTGATCCAACATTTGCTGAGCTCTATCGCTTTCTGGATCGATTTGCTCCCGGAACCCGACTCTACCCTCAAATGCCCTGGAGTGAAGAAAGTGGCTGGCCTCGGGAAGAAATGGAACTGCTGGATAATATTTCTCTCTACACTTATCTGTTTGAACCTGAAAAAATTGCCCACTTCCCTCAACATCTGCGTCCGCCCGTCCTTGGCAAATTAGTTGAAAATGCGATTCGGGTTGCGCTGCGGGTTGAATGTTCTGATCTCAACGATGTTTCTGCTTATGCCGGCCTTTACTTCCTCATCGGTTATTTACGCGGCAATCTGATGGCTCTGCCCGGAGGAAATGGTGGTATCAGTGAAGGATTATGTCGTTACCTTGATGCAAAAGAAAATGTGACTATGGTGACCGATGCCACATTGGAAAACATCAACCAACTTGCTGAAGATCATGCCGAGTTACAACTGATGGTGGGCGGCCAAGTGATAGAGGTCAATACCCGGCAAGTCATCTGGGCGGCACAGAAAAGCGCCATTATTCCCCATGTTCCAAGCCTGCCAAAGTCTCAGGTTGAAGCCATTCAGAGCATTTGTTACGAAGATTACTATATGGCCAGTGTCCTGTTATCCAAACCGGTTCTCAGTCACGCGTTTGGCGGGTATATGATCGAACCTGAGTACGCTTCGGTGAATGAACCGTACTACTGGTGTAAACCCGGCACTTGTCTGGTCGCGAACTGGATGGATCCTGACAGTCATGCTGAAGTCGGAGTGCTCTCACTACTGATGCCGACAACACGGCCGGAACGCAAAGGGCGTGATGCTTACGGAAAATTCAGATCGCTGCAAAAACAGACTCATTTTGAAATATCCAAACTTCTGACCAACATCGGTATCAATCCGAATGTGATTCAGGATATCAAACTCTGGCATTGGTCCGGCGGTCTGGTCACTGCGGTTAAAGGACATCATAGTCGTGGCATATTCAAGACCGCAGGGCAGCCATTTAAATGTATTCAGTTTGCCAATCAGGACAGTGTCGGTATCGGTAATATTGAAGGTGCGGTTTTCTCTGGCCTGAAGGCAGCTAAAGCCGTTAAGCAACAACTAAAGGTGCAAGCTTCTCAGCCGGATACAAGCCTCTCTCAACATCAAACTGAAGATTCTCTAGCAGGAGCAGCACTATGA
- a CDS encoding S16 family serine protease, which translates to MTNDIWRFVTPQFDDYSKQFAQYPSIQPADFMSTQPRLQSTLRRFTELTGLSRLLVIHAPDNSVYRHIIQNSLSALLPENVPVITSESIEKKHLFTTVKADDGHLVSEVSGLLDKADGGYLILSPNWLIKNADSWPILKGVLLGEEVSALNCNEKSPLQYEWAKRYDIKLILSGDREQLATVDYIDDDIRSGLSLYTEVELEMKIEPENLTHYFAYLKWLLQTYRYPALSEDAVRLLLTAGVRQTEDQQYIPLCLFWHRSLLEEATIEAGNHTIESYHIQSALDKRYYRESYLPERALSDILNGQVLIETQGKQVGQVNGLTVIDIAGHPVSYGEPARISCVVHFGDGDISDVERKVELGGNLHAKGMMIMQAFVSSALELNAPLPYSASVVFEQSYSEVDGDSASLAEVCSLVSALSNIAIDQQIAVTGAVDQFGRVQAVGGLNEKIEGFYHVCCHQGLTGKQGVILPKTNLRNLALHHTLVSSIQAGEFHIWPVSTVDEAIPILMGKPFRRKDTDVVLNKDNGFEKNSVLEKIAERIELFEREENPESLWEKLKNRLNFY; encoded by the coding sequence ATGACAAATGATATATGGCGCTTCGTAACGCCTCAGTTTGACGACTACAGCAAACAGTTCGCACAATACCCATCAATTCAACCTGCTGATTTTATGTCAACCCAGCCTCGGCTCCAATCGACACTGCGTCGCTTTACCGAGCTAACAGGACTGAGCCGCTTATTGGTGATCCATGCACCGGACAATTCAGTTTATCGCCATATTATCCAGAATAGCCTCTCAGCCTTACTGCCGGAAAATGTACCGGTGATTACCAGTGAATCGATTGAAAAGAAGCATCTTTTTACAACAGTCAAGGCAGATGACGGGCACCTGGTCAGCGAAGTTTCCGGCTTACTCGATAAAGCGGATGGCGGTTACCTTATTCTCTCGCCGAACTGGCTGATCAAAAATGCAGATAGCTGGCCGATTCTGAAAGGTGTCTTACTTGGTGAAGAAGTCTCGGCATTAAACTGTAATGAAAAATCCCCCCTTCAGTATGAATGGGCGAAACGTTACGATATCAAATTGATCTTATCCGGCGATCGCGAACAGCTGGCAACAGTCGATTATATTGATGACGACATCCGAAGCGGCTTGTCTCTTTATACTGAGGTTGAACTGGAGATGAAGATCGAGCCGGAGAACCTCACCCACTATTTCGCTTACTTAAAATGGTTACTACAAACTTACCGCTACCCCGCTCTGTCAGAAGACGCGGTTCGGTTATTGTTGACTGCCGGCGTCCGGCAAACCGAAGATCAGCAATACATACCTCTTTGCCTATTCTGGCACCGTAGTCTGCTGGAAGAAGCCACAATTGAAGCGGGCAATCATACCATTGAGTCTTATCATATCCAGTCTGCATTGGATAAACGCTATTATCGCGAAAGTTATCTGCCGGAACGTGCTCTGAGTGATATCCTTAATGGTCAGGTATTGATTGAGACTCAAGGAAAACAAGTCGGTCAGGTAAATGGTTTAACGGTCATCGATATAGCAGGACACCCGGTCTCTTACGGAGAGCCGGCTCGTATTTCATGTGTGGTTCACTTTGGTGATGGCGATATCAGTGATGTCGAGCGTAAAGTCGAGCTAGGCGGAAACCTTCATGCCAAAGGCATGATGATTATGCAGGCATTTGTCAGTAGTGCTCTGGAATTGAATGCGCCACTCCCCTATTCTGCATCCGTTGTATTTGAGCAGTCATATAGTGAGGTCGATGGTGATAGCGCTTCTCTAGCCGAGGTCTGTTCACTGGTGAGTGCATTGTCGAATATAGCCATTGATCAACAGATTGCAGTGACGGGCGCGGTCGATCAATTTGGCCGGGTTCAGGCAGTCGGTGGTCTGAATGAGAAAATCGAAGGGTTTTACCATGTTTGTTGCCACCAAGGGCTAACAGGCAAACAAGGTGTCATTCTCCCGAAAACTAATTTAAGGAATTTGGCACTTCACCATACACTGGTGAGCAGTATACAAGCTGGAGAGTTCCATATCTGGCCGGTATCAACCGTCGATGAAGCGATTCCTATCCTTATGGGGAAACCGTTTCGTCGAAAAGATACAGACGTCGTCCTCAACAAGGATAACGGCTTTGAAAAAAATAGTGTTCTTGAAAAAATAGCGGAAAGAATTGAATTATTCGAGCGTGAAGAAAATCCGGAAAGTTTATGGGAAAAACTCAAAAATAGACTGAATTTTTACTGA